The Cheilinus undulatus linkage group 2, ASM1832078v1, whole genome shotgun sequence genome has a window encoding:
- the LOC121525218 gene encoding mitochondrial ornithine transporter 1-like, with protein MFVLAAVFRIILRIMANQAVIDFSAGAVGGTACVLTGQPFDTTKVKMQTFPNAYRGFIHCFTSTFKEMGIRGLYKGTTPALISNITENAVLFLSYGLCQDVVRYVCNMDKGSNLSDFQRASSGSLASIFSTMAICPTGLVKCRLQAMYEMEASGKVVSRQRSTVWTVVKTVMKTNGPLGFYQGLTATIIREIPGYFCFFGAYELCRSKFAQYLGTDKENIGILPLVFSGGFGGACYWSVIYPIDCVKSRIQVHSLTGRQQGFRKTLMGIIRSEGISALYSGLTPTLIRTFPANGALFLAYEFSRKFMMEQMDA; from the exons atgtttgttttggctGCAGTTTTCAGGATCATTTTAAGAATTATGGCAAACCAGGCAGTCATTGACTTCTCTGCTGGAGCAGTAG GAGGTACGGCGTGTGTGCTGACTGGTCAGCCGTTTGACACCACAAAGGTGAAGATGCAGACGTTCCCAAACGCATACCGGGGCTTCATTCACTGCTTCACCTCCACCTTCAAGGAGATGGGGATACGTGGTCTCTACAAAGGCACGACCCCCGCCCTCATATCCAACATCACTGAGAACGCTGTGCTCTTCTTGAGTTATGGGCTCTGCCAGGATGTGGTCCGCTATGTGTGCAACATGGACAAAGGCTCCAATCTCAG TGATTTTCAGAGGGCCTCCTCAGGGTCACTAGCATCCATCTTCTCTACCATGGCCATTTGCCCCACAGGGTTGGTGAAATGTCGCCTACAGGCCATGTACGAAATGGAAGCAAGCGGCAAGGTGGTGAGCAGACAGAGAAG CACCGTGTGGACAGTGGTGAAGACTGTGATGAAGACAAACGGCCCCTTGGGTTTCTACCAGGGACTGACGGCCACCATCATCAGAGAGATACCGGGTTACTTCTGCTTCTTTGGGGCCTATGAACTGTGTCGTTCAAAATTTGCACAGTACCTGGGcacagacaaagaaaacataG GTATTCTACCACTGGTGTTCAGTGGAGGGTTTGGAGGAGCTTGTTACTGGTCAGTCATTTATCCCATAGACTGTGTGAAGTCCAGGATCCAGGTGCACTCTTTAACTGGAAGACAACAGGGATTCAGGAAGACCTTAATGGGAATCATACGCTCTGAGG GGATCTCTGCTCTGTACTCTGGCCTGACTCCGACCCTGATTCGCACCTTCCCTGCCAACGGAGCGCTCTTCCTGGCTTATGAGTTCAGCCGCAAGTTTATGATGGAGCAGATGGACGCCTGA